A part of Periplaneta americana isolate PAMFEO1 chromosome 17, P.americana_PAMFEO1_priV1, whole genome shotgun sequence genomic DNA contains:
- the Atac2 gene encoding cysteine-rich protein 2-binding protein encodes MMDECAYCSRKTNEDSEFCLLCEECNKRVHVRCLKRGGVPGGLHGDVFYKFVCQNCSTWDREEFTREKMPWINLIILALYNLHHRSDGVSRHGYFHWKMHICNFIEQHWNILFGSSVRKKRSWMGTVSGTLSHYSPTYFRSGSEELRESGWWKLALNIAPKLLMQQHAQMSGEKKKKVGAISQLKLQDFPRASTSVSEPGSGASSQESSPCTARISQCMPPDESSLSAYDDTSSVELNNAESERETGTSCSSGRVSAVDTNPSYYNNWASFKASENMYSRAYVEPSETLSDCLFADEDEECSDVDVDIEGVDISCPPSQGFQDLGDLLPQQESGTANCNPESNVNVKDSLRLEPESLKTEIKEEPPDTTESGVEEDASDEDVEPPSTHKPAQLPPPLKSLFTITKSKVDIPPLRDNYDDADSRCLSMSEYEELQLLNQLRRVPTMTDVPGAVRRLYRKLCVRRLKRERGIAPFNLDKRPGQKGNGVTHPFNQLAGDVRILDRFQKVPVTAAYEESGNPSFIVRLMGQSEPSCFYSPYTGRLLKPYIRRDMETEPLWLRLLNEVQAKANKNNPQWHLPPRYPIDYSYVRPQHISSVNSLCREFFYPGIDLTECLQYPDFSCVVLYKKLVVGFAFMVPDVGLNEAYISFLFTRPEWRRAGIATFMLYHLIQTCMGKDLTLHVSATNSALVLYQKFGFKVEEFVQDFYDKYFPADSKECKHALFLRLSR; translated from the exons ATGATGGACGAGTGTGCATATTGTTCGAGAAAGACGAACGAGGACTCGGAATTTTGCCTATTATGTGAAGAGTGTAACAAGAGAGTACATGTACGATGCTTGAAGAGAGGTGGAGTGCCTGGAGGTTTACACGGGGATGTGTTTTACAAATTTGTATGTCAGAATTGCAGCACTTGGGACCGGGAGGAGTTCACGAGAGAAAAAATGCCATG gatCAACCTAATTATTCTTGCACTGTATAACCTTCATCATCGCTCAGATGGTGTTAGTAGACACGGTTACTTTCATTGGAAGATGCACATCTGCAATTTCATTGAGCAGCACTGGAACATTCTGTTCGGGAGTAGTGT aAGGAAGAAGCGCAGTTGGATGGGTACTGTGTCAGGAACACTGTCTCATTATAGTCCAACATATTTCCGTTCAGGATCAGAGGAATTGCGAGAGTCTGGATGGTGGAAGTTGGCACTTAACATAGCACCTAAACTTCTAATGCAGCAAC ATGCTCAAATGAGTggcgaaaagaagaagaaggtagGAGCTATTTCGCAATTGAAGCTCCAGGACTTCCCTCGTGCAAGTACGTCAGTATCAGAGCCAGGTTCAGGTGCCTCGTCTCAAGAATCCTCCCCCTGCACAGCTCGAATCTCTCAGTGT ATGCCACCAGATGAATCCAGTTTATCTGCCTATGATGACACAAGCAGTGTGGAATTGAACAATGCTGAATCAGAGCGAGAAACTGGTACATCATGCTCCAGTGGCCGTGTGTCAGCGGTGGATACAAACccaagttactataataattgggCATCCTTCAAG GCAAGTGAAAACATGTACTCACGTGCATATGTGGAGCCAAGTGAGACACTGTCAGACTGTCTCTTTGCCGATGAGGATGAAGAATGTTCAGATGTGGATGTTGATATTGAGGGAGTAGATATCAGCTGTCCACCATCACAAGGCTTCCAAGATCTGGGTGATCTGCTACCACAGCAAGAG AGTGGTACTGCTAACTGCAACCCTGAGTCAAATGTGAACGTGAAAGATTCTCTACGTTTAGAGCCAGAATCTCTGAAAACGGAAATAAAGGAAGAGCCACCAGATACGACGGAGTCAGGAGTGGAGGAGGATGCTAGTGACGAGGATGTGGAGCCACCAAGCACTCACAAGCCAGCACAACTCCCACCACCATTGAAGAGTTTGTTTACAATCACCAAGAGTAAAGTGGATATCCCACCATTGAGggataattatgatgatgcagACTCAAG ATGTCTATCTATGAGTGAATATGAGGAATTGCAGTTGCTGAACCAGTTGCGCAGAGTTCCAACAATGACAGATGTACCAGGTGCAGTGCGACGCTTATATCGCAAGCTGTGTGTTCGGCGATTGAAACGTGAGCGAGGCATAGCTCCTTTCAATCTGGACAAACGACCTGGTCAGAAGGGCAATGGAGTAACACATCCATTTAATCAGTTAGCAGGAGATGTCCGTATTCTCGATAGATTCCAG AAAGTACCTGTTACTGCAGCATATGAAGAGTCTGGTAATCCTAGCTTTATTGTGCGGCTTATGGGTCAGAGTGAGCCTTCCTGTTTCTACAGCCCTTACACCGGCAg GCTTCTTAAGCCATACATTCGCCGTGATATGGAGACTGAGCCCTTATGGCTTCGTCTTCTGAACGAGGTCCAGGCTAAGGCAAATAAAAACAACCCACAGTGGCATTTACCTCCCCGGTACCCGATAGACTACAGCTATGTGCGTCCTCAACATATTTCTTCTGTGAACAGCTTGTGTCGAGAGTTCTTTTATCCAGGCATTGATT TGACGGAATGCCTGCAGTATCCTGACTTTAGCTGTGTTGTGTTGTACAAGAAGTTGGTTGTGGGCTTTGCATTCATGGTGCCAGATGTGGGGCTGAATGAAGCTTATATTTCATTCCTTTTCACACGACCTGAGTGGCGAAGGGCAGGAATTGCCACATTTATGCTCTATCATCTTATACAG ACTTGCATGGGCAAAGATCTCACTCTTCATGTATCGGCAACAAATTCAGCGCTCGTTTTGTATCAGAAGTTCGGATTCAAAGTCGAAGAATTTGTGCAAGACTTTTATGACAAATATTTTCCAGCTGATTCAAAGGAGTGTAAACATGCGCTGTTCCTAAGACTCAGTCGATAA
- the LOC138692830 gene encoding uncharacterized protein isoform X2 has protein sequence MRWFRKPTTDSPRLLSLSPLRCGGDSTDVTGGPTCYRQSSTCEDLTPHQRHHRSRIDLSPVRWQRRKSSNDKDLNCYNVRDRIVVVGEGCDRIGRGSPRHTRASPISSREKRNPLLDRVKNTRLSCFRSGTNILAVPEPQPEPEVVEQPEDIQEERQGLLDFDEDSLKDSDSVKEHEVGKQSVDDDDEVFRDAYSGGCRFNASGGVFSVSKSNDNVVYYCGEGEDSLVRHSMYVDVDEIQETPKQKSRLKRGSRSQDSFNSSSCLSAKLRAMSEKYLKSSTSKFLAKLYRSAGSSTPPDDGKPRRGKSSSKAKLRSFSYGALPGLEEFQRRHNPLYHEDDDEDIVADADEDEHAVATCEVEDCDSGIIVNDSANSSMMEGTERASFSKRESGMHLRSASQDQQHVLPTESRRSPQRAASLDRREVFRRFGGDLELTEKQRRRQRLCVASLSSPPQTPPPVPPHGEGSMPQKIGGSRREFKVVRLQRSEPGEGLGIFIAKTQLSEQGSCGYVVAHVVPGGLADRDGNLCVGDEIINVNGRRLRGLTMAGAREALGSGPRDVDLVIARAQEQPETPPPRPAARRKSTMLESSVDYENIVIMSSTTETPTSQANKDYEEMVFKFPSPASKVIKKRQHFQKNSHHSKVFRRAIVSYSDGQRLGSAVSQGEVSTESRTEIGSKEDNSLTSTTNFCTLPRRPRSSVCSFHTVIFEKGNGKKGLGFTIVGGRDSPRGALGIFVKSILPGGQAAEDGRLRAGDELLAVNGQVCHDLTHSEAVALFKKIKSGPVALHVCRRVRTKDSSTKAKSCTDLIQGVGPEE, from the exons ATTTGTCTCCAGTAAGATGGCAGCGTCGCAAGAGCAGCAACGACAAGGACTTGAACTGCTACAACGTCCGGGACCGCATCGTCGTGGTGGGCGAGGGCTGCGACCGCATAGGACGCGGTTCGCCGCGGCACACTCGTGCGTCGCCCATCTCCTCCAGGGAGAAGCGCAACCCATTGCTGGACAGGGTCAAGAACACGCGTCTCTCGTGCTTTCGGTCCGGCACCAACATCCTGGCCGTGCCAGAGCCGCAACCCGAACCGGAGGTCGTCGAGCAGCCGGAGGACATCCAGGAGGAGAGGCAAGGTCTGCTGGACTTCGACGAGGACAGCCTCAAGGACAGCGACAGTGTCAAAGAGCACGAGGTGGGCAAGCAGTCGGTGGACGACGATGACGAAGTGTTCAGGGACGCATACTCGGGTGGCTGCCGGTTCAATGCCAGTGGCGGGGTGTTCAGTGTATCGAAGTCGAACGATAACGTCGTGTATTACTGCGGTGAAGGCGAAGACTCACTTGTGCGTCATTCTATGTACGTGGATGTGGACGAGATCCAGGAGACACCCAAGCAGAAGAGTCGGCTCAAGAGGGGCTCCCGAAGCCAGGACTCCTTCAACTCCTCCTCGTGCTTGTCCGCCAAGCTGCGCGCTATGTCGGAGAAGTACCTCAAGTCCTCGACGAGCAAGTTCCTCGCCAAGCTCTACCGCAGTGCGGGTAGTTCCACCCCGCCTGATGACGGCAAGCCAAGACGCGGTAAGTCCAGCTCCAAGGCCAAGCTGAGGAGCTTCTCGTACGGCGCATTGCCCGGTCTGGAAGAGTTCCAGCGCCGCCATAACCCCCTGTACCACGAGGACGACGACGAGGACATCGTTGCCGACGCAGACGAGGACGAACACGCCGTCGCCACCTGCGAGGTCGAGGACTGTGACAGTGGCATCATTGTCAACGACTCCGCCAACTCCTCTATGATGGAGGGCACCGAGAGAGCGTCCTTCTCCAAGCGCGAGAGTGGCATGCATCTGCGCAGTGCGTCCCAGGACCAGCAACACGTTCTCCCAACCGAGTCCAGACGGTCCCCGCAGCGGGCAGCGTCCCTCGATCGCAGAGAGGTGTTCAGACGGTTCGGAGGAGACCTTGAACTCACAGAGAAGCAGCGTCGTCGCCAGAGACTGTGCGTGGCGTCGCTGTCTTCTCCACCGCAGACGCCACCCCCAGTACCGCCCCATGGCGAGGGCTCAATGCCCCAGAAGATCGGCGGTAGTAGGAGGGAGTTCAAAGTGGTGAGGCTCCAGCGCAGTGAACCTGGCGAGGGACTGGGCATCTTCATCGCCAAGACTCAGCTGTCTGAGCAGGGCAGTTGCGGTTACGTGGTGGCCCACGTCGTACCAGGGGGACTTGCTGACAG GGACGGCAACCTCTGCGTTGGTGATGAAATCATCAATGTGAATGGAAGGCGTCTGCGTGGACTGACAATGGCTGGAGCAAGGGAGGCTCTAGGAAGTGGGCCCCGAGACGTAGACCTGGTGATTGCCAGAGCACAGGAACAGCCAGAAACTCCCCCACCACGACCAGCAGCTCGGAGAAAAAGCACCATGCTGGAGAGCTCAGTTGACTATGAGAACATTGTGATCATGTCATCCACGACAGAAACGCCCACCAGCCAAGCAAACAAAGACTATGAGGAGATGGTGTTCAAATTTCCATCACCTGCCAGTAAGGTTATCAAGAAGCGGCAGCACTTCCAGAAGAATAGCCACCACAGCAAGGTGTTCCGTCGAGCCATCGTCAGCTATTCTGATGGACAGCGTCTTGGCTCCGCAGTCAGTCAGGGGGAGGTGTCAACAGAATCTCGCACAG AAATTGGCAGCAAAGAAGACAACAGTCTCACCTCCACTACCAACTTTTGCACATTACCCAGGCGGCCTCGTTCATCCGTCTGTTCCTTCCATACTGTCATCTTCGAGAAGGGAAACGGCAAGAAAGGCCTAGGCTTTACTATAGTAGGAGGTCGCGATTCACCTCGTGGGGCTCTTGGCATCTTTGTAAAAAGTATTTTACCTGGTGGACAGGCAGCTGAAGACGGCCGTCTGAGAGCAG GAGATGAACTGTTGGCTGTAAATGGGCAAGTGTGTCACGATCTCACGCATTCTGAAGCTGTAGCACTCTTCAAGAAAATTAAATCTGGTCCTGTTGCACTCCACGTCTGTCGCAGGGTTCGAACCAAAGACTC ATCGACGAAAGCCAAATCTTGTACAGATCTGATACAAGGAGTGGGACCAGAAGAGTGA
- the LOC138692830 gene encoding uncharacterized protein isoform X1: MEMTPYQVSMLADGEEITNKWVRVMRWFRKPTTDSPRLLSLSPLRCGGDSTDVTGGPTCYRQSSTCEDLTPHQRHHRSRIDLSPVRWQRRKSSNDKDLNCYNVRDRIVVVGEGCDRIGRGSPRHTRASPISSREKRNPLLDRVKNTRLSCFRSGTNILAVPEPQPEPEVVEQPEDIQEERQGLLDFDEDSLKDSDSVKEHEVGKQSVDDDDEVFRDAYSGGCRFNASGGVFSVSKSNDNVVYYCGEGEDSLVRHSMYVDVDEIQETPKQKSRLKRGSRSQDSFNSSSCLSAKLRAMSEKYLKSSTSKFLAKLYRSAGSSTPPDDGKPRRGKSSSKAKLRSFSYGALPGLEEFQRRHNPLYHEDDDEDIVADADEDEHAVATCEVEDCDSGIIVNDSANSSMMEGTERASFSKRESGMHLRSASQDQQHVLPTESRRSPQRAASLDRREVFRRFGGDLELTEKQRRRQRLCVASLSSPPQTPPPVPPHGEGSMPQKIGGSRREFKVVRLQRSEPGEGLGIFIAKTQLSEQGSCGYVVAHVVPGGLADRDGNLCVGDEIINVNGRRLRGLTMAGAREALGSGPRDVDLVIARAQEQPETPPPRPAARRKSTMLESSVDYENIVIMSSTTETPTSQANKDYEEMVFKFPSPASKVIKKRQHFQKNSHHSKVFRRAIVSYSDGQRLGSAVSQGEVSTESRTEIGSKEDNSLTSTTNFCTLPRRPRSSVCSFHTVIFEKGNGKKGLGFTIVGGRDSPRGALGIFVKSILPGGQAAEDGRLRAGDELLAVNGQVCHDLTHSEAVALFKKIKSGPVALHVCRRVRTKDSSTKAKSCTDLIQGVGPEE, from the exons ATTTGTCTCCAGTAAGATGGCAGCGTCGCAAGAGCAGCAACGACAAGGACTTGAACTGCTACAACGTCCGGGACCGCATCGTCGTGGTGGGCGAGGGCTGCGACCGCATAGGACGCGGTTCGCCGCGGCACACTCGTGCGTCGCCCATCTCCTCCAGGGAGAAGCGCAACCCATTGCTGGACAGGGTCAAGAACACGCGTCTCTCGTGCTTTCGGTCCGGCACCAACATCCTGGCCGTGCCAGAGCCGCAACCCGAACCGGAGGTCGTCGAGCAGCCGGAGGACATCCAGGAGGAGAGGCAAGGTCTGCTGGACTTCGACGAGGACAGCCTCAAGGACAGCGACAGTGTCAAAGAGCACGAGGTGGGCAAGCAGTCGGTGGACGACGATGACGAAGTGTTCAGGGACGCATACTCGGGTGGCTGCCGGTTCAATGCCAGTGGCGGGGTGTTCAGTGTATCGAAGTCGAACGATAACGTCGTGTATTACTGCGGTGAAGGCGAAGACTCACTTGTGCGTCATTCTATGTACGTGGATGTGGACGAGATCCAGGAGACACCCAAGCAGAAGAGTCGGCTCAAGAGGGGCTCCCGAAGCCAGGACTCCTTCAACTCCTCCTCGTGCTTGTCCGCCAAGCTGCGCGCTATGTCGGAGAAGTACCTCAAGTCCTCGACGAGCAAGTTCCTCGCCAAGCTCTACCGCAGTGCGGGTAGTTCCACCCCGCCTGATGACGGCAAGCCAAGACGCGGTAAGTCCAGCTCCAAGGCCAAGCTGAGGAGCTTCTCGTACGGCGCATTGCCCGGTCTGGAAGAGTTCCAGCGCCGCCATAACCCCCTGTACCACGAGGACGACGACGAGGACATCGTTGCCGACGCAGACGAGGACGAACACGCCGTCGCCACCTGCGAGGTCGAGGACTGTGACAGTGGCATCATTGTCAACGACTCCGCCAACTCCTCTATGATGGAGGGCACCGAGAGAGCGTCCTTCTCCAAGCGCGAGAGTGGCATGCATCTGCGCAGTGCGTCCCAGGACCAGCAACACGTTCTCCCAACCGAGTCCAGACGGTCCCCGCAGCGGGCAGCGTCCCTCGATCGCAGAGAGGTGTTCAGACGGTTCGGAGGAGACCTTGAACTCACAGAGAAGCAGCGTCGTCGCCAGAGACTGTGCGTGGCGTCGCTGTCTTCTCCACCGCAGACGCCACCCCCAGTACCGCCCCATGGCGAGGGCTCAATGCCCCAGAAGATCGGCGGTAGTAGGAGGGAGTTCAAAGTGGTGAGGCTCCAGCGCAGTGAACCTGGCGAGGGACTGGGCATCTTCATCGCCAAGACTCAGCTGTCTGAGCAGGGCAGTTGCGGTTACGTGGTGGCCCACGTCGTACCAGGGGGACTTGCTGACAG GGACGGCAACCTCTGCGTTGGTGATGAAATCATCAATGTGAATGGAAGGCGTCTGCGTGGACTGACAATGGCTGGAGCAAGGGAGGCTCTAGGAAGTGGGCCCCGAGACGTAGACCTGGTGATTGCCAGAGCACAGGAACAGCCAGAAACTCCCCCACCACGACCAGCAGCTCGGAGAAAAAGCACCATGCTGGAGAGCTCAGTTGACTATGAGAACATTGTGATCATGTCATCCACGACAGAAACGCCCACCAGCCAAGCAAACAAAGACTATGAGGAGATGGTGTTCAAATTTCCATCACCTGCCAGTAAGGTTATCAAGAAGCGGCAGCACTTCCAGAAGAATAGCCACCACAGCAAGGTGTTCCGTCGAGCCATCGTCAGCTATTCTGATGGACAGCGTCTTGGCTCCGCAGTCAGTCAGGGGGAGGTGTCAACAGAATCTCGCACAG AAATTGGCAGCAAAGAAGACAACAGTCTCACCTCCACTACCAACTTTTGCACATTACCCAGGCGGCCTCGTTCATCCGTCTGTTCCTTCCATACTGTCATCTTCGAGAAGGGAAACGGCAAGAAAGGCCTAGGCTTTACTATAGTAGGAGGTCGCGATTCACCTCGTGGGGCTCTTGGCATCTTTGTAAAAAGTATTTTACCTGGTGGACAGGCAGCTGAAGACGGCCGTCTGAGAGCAG GAGATGAACTGTTGGCTGTAAATGGGCAAGTGTGTCACGATCTCACGCATTCTGAAGCTGTAGCACTCTTCAAGAAAATTAAATCTGGTCCTGTTGCACTCCACGTCTGTCGCAGGGTTCGAACCAAAGACTC ATCGACGAAAGCCAAATCTTGTACAGATCTGATACAAGGAGTGGGACCAGAAGAGTGA
- the LOC138692830 gene encoding tyrosine-protein phosphatase non-receptor type 13-like isoform X3, which translates to MLLFRHLSPVRWQRRKSSNDKDLNCYNVRDRIVVVGEGCDRIGRGSPRHTRASPISSREKRNPLLDRVKNTRLSCFRSGTNILAVPEPQPEPEVVEQPEDIQEERQGLLDFDEDSLKDSDSVKEHEVGKQSVDDDDEVFRDAYSGGCRFNASGGVFSVSKSNDNVVYYCGEGEDSLVRHSMYVDVDEIQETPKQKSRLKRGSRSQDSFNSSSCLSAKLRAMSEKYLKSSTSKFLAKLYRSAGSSTPPDDGKPRRGKSSSKAKLRSFSYGALPGLEEFQRRHNPLYHEDDDEDIVADADEDEHAVATCEVEDCDSGIIVNDSANSSMMEGTERASFSKRESGMHLRSASQDQQHVLPTESRRSPQRAASLDRREVFRRFGGDLELTEKQRRRQRLCVASLSSPPQTPPPVPPHGEGSMPQKIGGSRREFKVVRLQRSEPGEGLGIFIAKTQLSEQGSCGYVVAHVVPGGLADRDGNLCVGDEIINVNGRRLRGLTMAGAREALGSGPRDVDLVIARAQEQPETPPPRPAARRKSTMLESSVDYENIVIMSSTTETPTSQANKDYEEMVFKFPSPASKVIKKRQHFQKNSHHSKVFRRAIVSYSDGQRLGSAVSQGEVSTESRTEIGSKEDNSLTSTTNFCTLPRRPRSSVCSFHTVIFEKGNGKKGLGFTIVGGRDSPRGALGIFVKSILPGGQAAEDGRLRAGDELLAVNGQVCHDLTHSEAVALFKKIKSGPVALHVCRRVRTKDSSTKAKSCTDLIQGVGPEE; encoded by the exons ATTTGTCTCCAGTAAGATGGCAGCGTCGCAAGAGCAGCAACGACAAGGACTTGAACTGCTACAACGTCCGGGACCGCATCGTCGTGGTGGGCGAGGGCTGCGACCGCATAGGACGCGGTTCGCCGCGGCACACTCGTGCGTCGCCCATCTCCTCCAGGGAGAAGCGCAACCCATTGCTGGACAGGGTCAAGAACACGCGTCTCTCGTGCTTTCGGTCCGGCACCAACATCCTGGCCGTGCCAGAGCCGCAACCCGAACCGGAGGTCGTCGAGCAGCCGGAGGACATCCAGGAGGAGAGGCAAGGTCTGCTGGACTTCGACGAGGACAGCCTCAAGGACAGCGACAGTGTCAAAGAGCACGAGGTGGGCAAGCAGTCGGTGGACGACGATGACGAAGTGTTCAGGGACGCATACTCGGGTGGCTGCCGGTTCAATGCCAGTGGCGGGGTGTTCAGTGTATCGAAGTCGAACGATAACGTCGTGTATTACTGCGGTGAAGGCGAAGACTCACTTGTGCGTCATTCTATGTACGTGGATGTGGACGAGATCCAGGAGACACCCAAGCAGAAGAGTCGGCTCAAGAGGGGCTCCCGAAGCCAGGACTCCTTCAACTCCTCCTCGTGCTTGTCCGCCAAGCTGCGCGCTATGTCGGAGAAGTACCTCAAGTCCTCGACGAGCAAGTTCCTCGCCAAGCTCTACCGCAGTGCGGGTAGTTCCACCCCGCCTGATGACGGCAAGCCAAGACGCGGTAAGTCCAGCTCCAAGGCCAAGCTGAGGAGCTTCTCGTACGGCGCATTGCCCGGTCTGGAAGAGTTCCAGCGCCGCCATAACCCCCTGTACCACGAGGACGACGACGAGGACATCGTTGCCGACGCAGACGAGGACGAACACGCCGTCGCCACCTGCGAGGTCGAGGACTGTGACAGTGGCATCATTGTCAACGACTCCGCCAACTCCTCTATGATGGAGGGCACCGAGAGAGCGTCCTTCTCCAAGCGCGAGAGTGGCATGCATCTGCGCAGTGCGTCCCAGGACCAGCAACACGTTCTCCCAACCGAGTCCAGACGGTCCCCGCAGCGGGCAGCGTCCCTCGATCGCAGAGAGGTGTTCAGACGGTTCGGAGGAGACCTTGAACTCACAGAGAAGCAGCGTCGTCGCCAGAGACTGTGCGTGGCGTCGCTGTCTTCTCCACCGCAGACGCCACCCCCAGTACCGCCCCATGGCGAGGGCTCAATGCCCCAGAAGATCGGCGGTAGTAGGAGGGAGTTCAAAGTGGTGAGGCTCCAGCGCAGTGAACCTGGCGAGGGACTGGGCATCTTCATCGCCAAGACTCAGCTGTCTGAGCAGGGCAGTTGCGGTTACGTGGTGGCCCACGTCGTACCAGGGGGACTTGCTGACAG GGACGGCAACCTCTGCGTTGGTGATGAAATCATCAATGTGAATGGAAGGCGTCTGCGTGGACTGACAATGGCTGGAGCAAGGGAGGCTCTAGGAAGTGGGCCCCGAGACGTAGACCTGGTGATTGCCAGAGCACAGGAACAGCCAGAAACTCCCCCACCACGACCAGCAGCTCGGAGAAAAAGCACCATGCTGGAGAGCTCAGTTGACTATGAGAACATTGTGATCATGTCATCCACGACAGAAACGCCCACCAGCCAAGCAAACAAAGACTATGAGGAGATGGTGTTCAAATTTCCATCACCTGCCAGTAAGGTTATCAAGAAGCGGCAGCACTTCCAGAAGAATAGCCACCACAGCAAGGTGTTCCGTCGAGCCATCGTCAGCTATTCTGATGGACAGCGTCTTGGCTCCGCAGTCAGTCAGGGGGAGGTGTCAACAGAATCTCGCACAG AAATTGGCAGCAAAGAAGACAACAGTCTCACCTCCACTACCAACTTTTGCACATTACCCAGGCGGCCTCGTTCATCCGTCTGTTCCTTCCATACTGTCATCTTCGAGAAGGGAAACGGCAAGAAAGGCCTAGGCTTTACTATAGTAGGAGGTCGCGATTCACCTCGTGGGGCTCTTGGCATCTTTGTAAAAAGTATTTTACCTGGTGGACAGGCAGCTGAAGACGGCCGTCTGAGAGCAG GAGATGAACTGTTGGCTGTAAATGGGCAAGTGTGTCACGATCTCACGCATTCTGAAGCTGTAGCACTCTTCAAGAAAATTAAATCTGGTCCTGTTGCACTCCACGTCTGTCGCAGGGTTCGAACCAAAGACTC ATCGACGAAAGCCAAATCTTGTACAGATCTGATACAAGGAGTGGGACCAGAAGAGTGA